TCAAGAATATCTAATTCTTCGCCATTTATAGTAATGTTTGTTCCATCTGTAAcgaaagaaatattaaaattaggATTATTATATAGTGTCATTCCTTCAtcataatgtatataattatttgatTGATTCGAACATAAACACTATTTTATTGTATCTGCATTACCAGAATTAAAAGGTCCCTGTGAATCTTCTCCAGAATTTGAAGTCATGTGAATATCTGATGATTTTGTTGAAGTTGATAATGGTTCGGtagttttctccttttcacgAGATACATGTTTTTTAGGGTAAACTTGAATTTCAGGGGATTTTTCTGAGAGAGAATATTCACCTATTTCAGAacatttactttttataaaaggTAACCTCTCTGTATGAGATTCAACAGATGAAAGTTGCGTGGAAACACCTAACTGAGAATTACCAATACAGTTATTCGGCTGAGGGTTATTTGTTGATCTAGAATTATTATCTGGACTATGTGGAGTTAATTTAGGAAGCAGCTTAAATGTAATATGGTTTGCGGGATTTTCATCATCTGGTTTAATTTCGCATGTTACATATTTAACAGATCCATCACCATAAGAATACGTATCAGCTGTTTCAACGTTATCAAAAATTTCAACACAAAATTTCGTATCACCCAAAGCATGATTGTCAGACACCTCGGGTAAAACTATATTATCCtcagtaatatattttataatattatatttatcagAATTTTCTTCTGTAATTTGAGAAtcatgtgaagaagaatgaTTTGGGGGGAGTGCCTCGACAGCAGGAGATACATTAAGATGATCTGTTTTTTGATCAGTTCCAAAATCAGGAGTTGAATCTGAACTTCTTGGTAGTGCAGAGTGTTGAGGAAAttcagaaatattttctgcacttgtttgtttttcattttcatcatgtgATTCTTCCTCTTTAACTGTCAATTTAGTGGCTTCTTCTGGTTCCAATGTCCATTTTTGAGgacatttattatattccGTAGACTCTGATAAGATTTTCTTGATTATTATCGGAGTATACCACAAACTTTCTTTGTAACGGTGTTCATAACACACATTATAAACATTCTTTTGTTCATTtaagaatttatttatttcttcacatttctGACGAATGTCTTCAGTACCATTTGAACTGTCCAATTTCGAAATTTTATGACTAAGTTCAACTTCAATATCATCTTTTACATTTAAACAGCCTATGCCAACATTAGTAGTTACATCTCTTCTAAAGGTCGAAAAACTTATAACAGGCATTGTTTAAGCATTAATTGTAATTATAACAAATTTTCcgttttatttcgttttagTAAATAATTTGGATAAGTCATTTTTATAGGTAGACATCTATATTATGGCAATTTATCATT
The DNA window shown above is from Plasmodium cynomolgi strain B DNA, scaffold: 0225, whole genome shotgun sequence and carries:
- a CDS encoding hypothetical protein (putative), with the translated sequence MPVISFSTFRRDVTTNVGIGCLNVKDDIEVELSHKISKLDSSNGTEDIRQKCEEINKFLNEQKNVYNVCYEHRYKESLWYTPIIIKKILSESTEYNKCPQKWTLEPEEATKLTVKEEESHDENEKQTKVQIQLLILELIKKQIILMYLLLSRHSPQIILLHMILKLQKKILINIIL